The DNA segment TAATGCACGTTTAATGGGGGTGGAGTCTACGGGTAATGGTCGTCGTGAATCATTTGCGCACTTACCGATGCCGCGTATGACGAATACCTACATGTTAGCTGGTGAGCATACCCCAGAAGAGATCATTAGCACGGTTGAGAAGGGCATTTATGCCCCTAACTTTGGTGGTGGTCAAGTTGATATTACTTCGGGTAAATTTGTATTCTCTGCATCTGAAGCATATTTAATTGAAAATGGTAAAATTACCACACCAATTAAAGGAGCAACCTTGATCGGTAATGGTCATGAAGCCATGCAGCACATCTCAATGGTTGGTAACGACCTAGAATTAGATAAAGGTGTGGGTATCTGTGGCAAAGAAGGTCAGAGTATCCCGGTAGGTGTTGGTCAACCGACATTGAAAATCGATAGCATGACGGTGGGTGGCACTGGTCGCTAATTTGAGTGGATAAAAATAAAGCCCTAGCAAGTCGATAAATGACTGGCTAGGGCTTTATTGTTGGTACTGGTTAAACATTAATTATGCCGAAATGGCAGATTAATATTATATACCGGCAATCTCGCGGAGGTGTTTAAAGATCTCTTTGCTTGGTTTTACAGCTTTAAGCGGCTTTTCAGCTTTAAGTTCTTTATTCACTTGGCGGATCCATTGACGTAGTTTCTGACGATCAGCATTTGGATATGTTTCTAATAATGCAGTGATCGCGGTATCACCACCGGCAATCAATTCATCACGAACCATCTCTAATTTTTTTAACTCAATAGTTGCTTGGTTGTGTTTATTGGTGATCTTATCGTATGCCATTTGGATCGGTTCGAGACCATCGCTACGCATGATCTTGCTCATGTGCGATAGATGTCTACTGTAAGCATCTGTACGTAATGCAATTTTTCTTGCGGTCACAATTGCTGCGAGTAAGTGCTCAGAAAAACCCATTTTGGCAATTTCTGCTTTACTGAGTAAAGAGATCGCGCCAGCGAGTTTCAGTGTCTTGGCAATTTCAATTTTATTTTCTGCACGACTTTGATATAGCTCGTCGTCTTCAGCTCGTCGGTAAGACTTTTCGCTGGTAATATTCCGTTCTTTTACGCTCATAATATTCTTTTTCAAAACGATTGATATGTTAATTGTATCAGTTTATTGCTAATTGCGCAGTTGCTGCAGGAATTTTTATCGCAACATGGTATGCTTAATCTAGTATAACTTATTGAAACGAGCCCATGAACTTAAAACAGCAAATTACTTTAGAACAAAATAAATTGGAATTAGCCGTTACTCAAGCACTCGATATCGCCAAAAAGGCGGGCGCGAGTGCTGCAGAGGTAGCTATTTCGCGACAAACGGGTTTGTCTGTAAGTACACGCATGGGTGAAGTTGAAAATGTTGAATTCAACCATGATGGCGCGTTAGGTATCTGTGTATACCGCGGTCAACGTAAAGGTAATGCATCAACCTCAGATTTAAGTGAGGCGGCAATTAAAAGCACAGTCGCCGCCGCGTTAGATATCGCCTTATATACTGCTGAAGATGAATTTGCTGGTTTAGCTGACTTTGAGCTGATGGCGTTTGCACCGGAAGATTTAGACTTATGTCATCCGATTAAGATCGAACCTGAGTATGCTATAGAACAAGCTTGCCTGACTGAGCGTTTAGCCTTAGCGAAAGACTCACGCATCGTCAACAGTGAAGGCTCTTTTACCAGCCACAGCAGCATTAAAGTTTACGGCAACAGTCATGGCTTAATTAATGGTTATGCCAGTACCCGTCACAGCATGAGTTCGGTATTGATTGCAGAACAAGACGGCGTAATGGAACGTGATTACGGCTACTCAATGGCGCGTGACGAAAGTAAATTGTGGACGCCAGAACAAATTGCTACCGAAGCTGTTAATCGTACTGTAGACCGTTTAGGCGCGCGTAAGATTGATACTTGTAATGTCCCGGTGATTTTTCATCACGATGTTGCCAGTAGCTTAATGGGTCAACTGGTGATGGGCATCAGTGGTGGTAGCTTATACCGTAAATCATCCTTCTTGCTCGATAAGCTGGGTGAACAGATTTTCCCAGAATGGTTGAACATTCAAGAACGTCCGCACATTAAAGGTGGTTTAGCCTCATCAATGTATGATGCTGAAGGTGTGCGTACTAAAGATTTAGATGTGGTAGAACAAGGTATTTTAAAAAGCTACCTATTAACCAGTTACAGTGGTCGTAAATTAGGGATGCAAACAACCGGTCATGCTGGTGGTATTCATAACTGGAACGTCACCGGCAAAGGCGAAACATTAGACCAACTGTGTCGCCAAATGGGCACCGGCTTGTTAGTGACTGAACTGATGGGGCAGGGCGTTAATATTGTTACCGGTGATTACAGCCGTGGCGCGTCAGGTTTCTGGGTCGAAAATGGTGAGTTACAGTATCCTGTGCATGAAATTACCATCGCGGGTAACTTAACGGACATGTTCAAAAACCTCGTTGCTGTCGGTAACGACGTGGATATTCGCAGTAGTATTCTCATGGGCTCGACACTATTAGAGTCAATGCAGATTGCGGGTAATTAACATTCCCTCGATTTACATGAAAAAGCCTGGGTCATGATGACACAGGCTTTTTACGTTATGGGCTATTAACTTTATTTTTTGCTCTCTACCTTGGTTAAAAAGGTTAACCGTAGACCAGTGTGGCCATGCCTAAGAAGGAAAATAGACCAACCACATCGGTCACGGTGGTGAGCGCCATACCACCGGCTAGTGCCGGATCGATATTGTATTTTTTCATCACCAATGGAATGACCACGCCGGCCAATCCACCCATTGACATATTAATAAACATTGCCCCACCAATGATCAGGCCTAGCGATGGATCGCCCTTCCATAATGAGACTATGATGGCGATGGATATTGCCCAGATAGCGCCATTAAGCACGCCCACCATGGCTTCTTTACCGATTAACCAACGGCTATTGTCGTCACTAATATGACCGACCGCCATACCACGAATAACCAGTGCGAGGGTTTGATTACCAGCAATACCACCCATACTCGGTACAATGGTCATTAAAATGGCCAGTGTCGCGAGTTGTTCTAAAGTCGCTTCAAACATGTTCGAGACGGAGGCGGCAGTTAGTGCGGCAATTAAATTAACCCCCAGCCAAAGTGTGCGGCGTTTGGTACTTTGTAGCACGGGTGCGAAGGTATCTTCATCATCATCCATACCAGCCAGACCCATCATGTCATGCTCGGCATTTTCGCGGATAATATCAACCACGTCATCAATAGTGATACGACCAAGTAGTTTACCTGTGTCATCAGTTACCGGCGCTGAGATCCAGTCATGGCGCTCGAACAGTTTAGCGACTTCCGAGGTATCCATATTGGCCGATAATGTTTCTGCCTGGCGATCCATAATGCTGTTGATGACACTGTTTGGATCTGTGGTTAATAGCATAGATAAAGGCACATCACCGATCAAAAGATCATCTTTATCCACCACATATAAGGTATCAGTGGCTTCGGGTAATTCACCGCGTAAGCGTATGTAACGTAAGATCACATCGACGGTTACGTCTGGACGTAAGGTGATGGTATCGGTATTCATGATACTGCCAGCGGTGTCTTCTGGATACGCCATCGCGGTTTCTAAACGATGTCGATCTTGGGTATCCATTTGGGTAATAACTTCTTGGTAGATACTGTCTGGCAGGCTACGCAGCACATTGGCTAAATCATCAGTATCCAAGCCTTCTGTCGCCGCGACTAAGGATTCGGTATCCATGAGTTTGAGGATACTGGTTTTAGCATCTTCATTGAGTTCATCGAGGATCTCACCTTGCATATCAGAGTCGGTTAATCGCCACAAGACTTTACGACCTGTTGGTGGTGATGATTCGAGTAATAAGGCGATATCACAAGGGGGTGTTTGGTAGAGCATTCGCTTCACGTGAACAAACATACCACTCTCGAGTGCTTCATTCATTTCACTTAAACGTAGGTGTGTACTTTCATGCTCCATCTGTTCTGGCATATGTCGTCCCCATTCTTATTATTCGGCTGCAAGACCTTGCTCGTTGATGCTGTGCAATTCTAGCTTAATCGGTATCTATAATCAGCATTAACAATAAATTATAATAATGAACTGTATTGATTGTTAATGCCATGGCTAAGTGAATACTTAGCTAATTTTATGTTTGTTTTTTTCTAACGTTTGGTGACGAGTCTGTACCACGTAATCTTGCTGTTTAAAGTATTTCGCTAATTTCTCTGCAATGAATACCGAACGATGTTGGCCGCCAGTACAACCAATAGCAACAGTAACATAGCTGCGATTATTTTTTTCCAGCAGCGGTAACCAGGTCGTTAATAGATTTTCAATTTGCAGCGCAAAGCTGATCACTTCCGGTTGTTGACTGAGGTAGTTAATGACCGGTTCATCAAGCCCTGTGTAAGGTTTTAATTCTGGGATCCAATGTGGATTTGGTAAAAAGCGTACGTCGAATACATAGTCTGCATCCATTGGTAAGCCATGTTTAAAACCAAATGATTGGAAGACTAAGACCAGTTGGTTTTTTTTCTTGCCTAAAATACGTTCTTTGATTTGTTCACTGAGTTCATGAATATTAAGCTCAGAGGTATCTATTTTCAGATCTGCAAGTAAGGCTAAAGGACGTAAGCGCTGTTGTTCCATTTCAATTGCTTGCGAGAGTGACAAGTCGTCTTTTGTTAATGGATGCAGGCGACGTGTTTCACTGTAGCGTTTAATAAGGACAGATTGGTTAGTATCCAGAAATAAACTGGTTAGTTCAGTACTGGCTTTTAGCTCCGCTATAATATCGTTTAATTCTTGTTTTTCTTTCGGTAAATTACGTACATCAATACTGACTGCTACTTGTTCAGTTTTGGAATTTAAGGTTTGCAGTAGTTGTGGGAGTAATGTCACTGGCAGGTTGTCTACGCAATAGTAGCCTAAATCTTCAAGTACCCGTAATGCAATTGATTTACCGGATCCGGACTGGCCGCTGACTATTATTAACTTCATTTTTTGTCCTCACATCTGCGCAGCGAATATATCGAGGACAGAGTAAAAGTTAGCTGGCTAATTTTTACTCTGTCCTCGATATAAAATATGTGCTCATTATCCCGCAATTGATTTGGATATGATATGTTTTAATTATGTCAGGAACATGAATACCTAAAGGAAAAGGGTTTTTCCTTTAGGTTATTTGTTGTGGACTAAAATTAATGGCGAATTAATTTTTCTTTATGCTTAATCACTTGGCGGTCGAGCTTATCCAGTAAGCCATCAATTGCAGCATACATGTCGTTATGTTCATGTACGGCAAAGATTTCACCCCCATTTAGATGTATTTTTGCTTCTGCGATTTGCAGTAATTTTTCGACATTTAAGATCACATGAATATTGTTAATGTGCTCAAAATGCCGCTCTAATTTGGAAAACTTGCTATCAATGTAATCTTTCAGTGAATCTGTAATGTCTACATGTCTACCGGTTAAATTAATTTGCATATATGTCTCCCTTATGAAGGTAGGGTGAGTGCTATAAAAGACTCTTGCGCTGATTAGATGGTGGTATGCTCAGTGCTTCTCGGTATTTTGCGATCGTACGTCGAGCCACCTTGATACCTTGAGCAGCAAGTAAATCAGCAATCTTGCTATCACTTAGTGGTTTCATGGCATTTTCTGCCGCCACCAACTTTTTAATTAATGCCCGAATCGCGGTGGATGAACATTCACCGCCATTGTCCGTACTGACGTGACTTGAAAAGAAGAACTTAAGTTCAAAAATACCACGTGGTGTATGCATAAATTTCTGCGTTGTTACCCGCGAAATTGTCGACTCGTGCATTTCGACTTCTTCTGCAATATCATTCAGTACCATAGGTTTCATGGCTTCATCGCCATATTCAAAGAAATCTACTTGGCGTTGAACAATACTCTTTGTTACTTTTAATAATGTCTCATTACGGCTTTCTAGGCTTTTAATAAACCATTTTGCTTCTTGCACATGAGCGCGAATAAACTGCCCATCGCTACTATTACGCTTACCAGTCGACAGATGAGAATATTCAGTGTTCACTCTTAATCTTGGCACAATGTCAGGATTTAAGTCGACTATCCACTGGTTATTTTTTTTCTTGACTAATACATCGGGAATAACATACTGCCCTTCCGACTGATCAATCACATTACCTGGTCTTGGTTCCAAGCTCTGAATTAATTGCATGATCTCTTTAAGTTGTGGTTCTTTTAATTTTGTTTTACGACTTAATTGACGGTAGTCGCGATTGCCCAATAAATCCATATGGGATTGAATTATTTGTTGGCATTCTGATAACCAAGGGGTATTTTTAGGCAAATGTCGAAGTTGGATCAATAAACATTCTTGTAGTGAGCGGGCTGCTACACCGATAGGATCAAAATGTTGAATACGTTTTAATACCGCTTCGACTTCATCTAATTCCAGTTGATCTTCGTTATTATCATCGTGTTCTTGGTGGCCGAGAACCACGCTGTGCAGGATCTCTTCGCAGCTTTGATTGAGATAACCATGATCATCGATGCCGTCAATAATAGCGACGGCAATGGCGCGATCGATATCAGTAAATGGGGTTAATTCCATTTGCCACATAAGATGTTCGTATAAACCTTCGCTGGTTGCACCTTGGTAAACCTGATCAAGTCCATCAATACCGGCACTGCCGCCGCTGTGATTTTGTATTTGTGGGGTATAGACGTCATCCCAATTACTGTCAGTAGGCAGTTCATCAGGGATGGAATCACTGGCGAGGGCATCACTGACTTCGATTTGGCTGCTATCGGTAATCGCGTCATTATTATCCGCGTTATCCGCGTTGTGTGCGTCACTACTTTCTGCATCATTTGACGGCGTGGTGTTGGGATCTTCTTGTTCCAGTAGCGGATTACTGTCTAACGCTTCTTGGATCTCTAACTGTAACTCCAAGGTCGATAATTGTAATAATCGAATAGCTTGTTGTAACTGTGGCGTCATTGCCAGAGTTTGACTCATACGAAGTTGTAATGATGGCTTCATCTAACGACTACTCTCTCTTCCTTAATGCGGCTATGTATCAATATCAAACTATAGTCGGAATTGATCTCCAAGGTATACTTCTTTCACTTTTGCGTTGGATAAAATCTCTTCTGAAGTGCCAGACGCAATTAAGTGCCCATGACTGACAATATAAGAGTATTCACATACATCCAGTGTTTCACGTACGTTATGGTCGGTAATTAATACCCCTAAACCACGGTCGCGCAGATGTTGAATGATTTTTTTAATATCGCCAACCGAGATAGGATCAACACCCGCAAAGGGTTCATCTAATAAAATGAATTTAGGATCAGCTGCCAGTGCGCGGGCTATTTCAACTCGGCGGCGTTCACCACCAGATAAGCTCATCCCTAAACTATCGCGGATATGGGTAATATGAAACTCTTCAAGTAATTCTTCTAATTTCTCTTTTCGCTGAAAACGGCTTAACTCTGGGCGCAACTCTAAAATTGCCATGATATTTTTAGTTACCGATAAGCGACGAAAAATTGAGGCTTCTTGGGGTAAATAACCAATACCTTGTTGTGCACGAATATGCATTGGCTCATGGGTTAATTCTTGGTCATCAATGAAGATTTGTCCATGATCTCGCTTAACTAAGCCAACCACCATGTAAAAGGTGGTGGTTTTACCTGCGCCATTGGGCCCAAGTAAACCAACAATTTGGCCTGATTCAACTTCGAGACTCACATCAGAAACAACTTTACGTTTATTATAACTTTTTGCTAAGTGTGATACTTTTAAACGCGCCATATGAATTTATTTACTCTACTTAGTTTTGTTATTTTCAGGGGTGAAAATGGTGATCACACGATCTGATTCATTATCCCCGCTTTCGGCTATCAATTCTTGTTTGTCAATTTGGTAGATGATCTTGTTACCTTTGACTTCGCTATCAGCCTGACGTAAGCGGGCATTTTTTGTTAACGTTAACCGTTTTTTGCTGAGTTCATAACGGATCTCATTCGATTCAGCATAGATTTTTTTGCCGTCATCAAGCTCTTGATAAAAAGTGGCTACGTTACCTGTCGCTATCATCACTTCAGTACCTTTGCCACCAGGACTTAATACCGTTAGCTTATCAGCATGAATTAATATAGTGCCTTGAGTCACCACCACATTATCATAAAAAATAACGCGGTTCTCTTTAATAAACACTTCTTGACGTTTGGCGTTTACGACAACATTTTCTGCAAAGTCAGACTCTAATGCGAGCGTTGCATTACTCATCAATAATGTTAATAGTAAAATGTTATATTTTTTCATCATTAGTATATATCGCTTTAACTTGCTTAAGGATAGTCAGGTATTCTTGTTTTAAATCACCTTCTAGGCCAATACCAGTTTGGCTAAATAAGGCCCCAGTGATCGTAATTAATTGATCGCTGCTGACCAAGTTTTTGGTCAGTTCTAATTGTAAATAACTGGTGGTGATGACATCAATATAATCATTTTTAGTCATATTCTTGATGATCACATCATTGCGCAGTGTGGCGACATCCTCACTGCTGAAGTTGCCTTCTTTTGCTTGGATCTTCCACGTTGCTTGGGCATTGTCATCATAAAGGATAATAACGGGGTTAGTGAACATTGTCATGCCTAACTCGCCATAATGCTCCATACTATCGGCAAAAATGCGACGTATGATTTTCCCTTCAATACTGAATTCGACACTGCGTAGGACCTCGGCGGTGAAATCAGGCTGATATTCGGTTGAGGTGGTGGTTGTTGACGGTTCATCAGGCGAAAAAAATCGCCAAATACCCAGAGCACACAAAAAGAGGATAACAATCCCCATATTTTGGCGACTCATACCGAGGTGCCGTGTGCTTGGTCTAAAACGCCCTTGGCTAATAAGATCAGATCGGCTAATTCTCTTACTGCGCCAAAGCCACCACGGATTGAGGTGCTAAAATCGGCACCTTTTTTAACCAGAGGGTGGGCATCGGCCACGGCAACACTGAGTCCACAGAGATTCATTACCGGTAAATCAATGACGTCATCGCCGATATAACCGACCTGCTCTGGTGATAAGTTTAATTTTTCGAGTAACATATTAAAGGCGATAACTTTGTTGTCTTGACCTTGATAGATATGTTTAACACCTAAACCTTGCATGCGGTTGGTGACAATCGTTGACTGCCGTCCGGTGATCACCGCCACTTCGATACCCGCATTGAGCAGTGATTTAACCCCAAAGCCATCACGGGTATGGAAAGCTTTTAGCTCTTCACCATTGTTACCCATATACACTCGGCCATCAGAAAATACGCCATCTATATCGCAAATGAGTAGCTTTAATGTTTTTGCTTTGGTTAAGATCTCTTGTGGGATTGGACCATATAATGTGTTGATCATATTTATAATACACCTGCGCGTAGTAAGTCATGCATGTTGAAGGCGCCGACCGGTTCTTGTAGTTCATTAACGACAATTATACCGTTAACTTTTTTATTTTCCATGACGGCAAGGGCTTCTGCGGCCAAGATATGTTCATTAATAGTAACACATCTTCGGGTCATTACTTCACTGATTGGGGTTTGGTGAATATCTATACGTGCATCAAGAATACGACGTAAATCCCCATCAGTGAAAATGCCAACCAACCTTTTACCATTATTAACGGCGGTCATACCCAGCCCTTTTTTAGAGACTTCAAATAACGCCTCTGAAATAGTTTCGCTCTGTTGTACGCAAGGCACACCGTCATCTTTATGCATAATATCTGAAATACGTAATAATAATTTTCTGCCTAAGCGACCGCCGGGATGAGACAGTGCAAAGTCATTGGCGGTAAATCCTTTGGCTTCGAGTAGGGCCACCGCGATAGCATCACCCATCACCAGACTTGCTGTGGTACTTGATGTTGGTGCTAATCCCAGCGGGCAAGCTTCTTTATCAACTTTAATACATAAACTAATTTTTGCTTCGCGTGCCATGGTTGAATCAGCATTACCTGTCATTGCTATAATGGGAATGCTTAAACGTTTAAGCACTGGGTATAATGCTAAAATTTCATCTGATTCACCGGAGTTCGATAATGCCATCACCACATCACCACGTTCAATCATGCCCAGATCACCATGGCTTGCTTCGGCTGGATGCACAAAGAATGCCGGGGTGCCGGTACTGGCTAATGTTGCGGCAATTTTATTGGCGATATGACCGGATTTACCCATGCCAGTCACAATGACCTTGCCTTTACATGTGATTAATAATTCACAAGTCGCGGTAAACGTGGCATCAATATATTGGCTTAATTGCGTAATCGCTGCCGCTTCCGTGTTAATGACATTAAGCGCGCTTTGGCAATAATTAAACTGACTCGACATGGTTACTCCCTAATTTAAAGACTGTTTTATACTGAGCTATAAAAATATTAAGTACGATTAAATGCTACTAAACACAATGAATTGATACACGAAAAAACCAGCGAGTAAAATACCACCTTCAACACGCGTAATACGTCCGGGACGGCCTCTAAAACCCATTGCCATCACTAGCATTAACACCGTTGCGCCAAGCATATAATAGAAATCACGACTAATAATAGCTGGGTCAATCATGCCCGGCGCTAAAATACCAGGTAGTGATAATACCGCCAAGATGTTGAATATATTAGAACCAATGATATTACCAATCACAAGATCATCTTCACCTTTTAATACCCCCGATATCGATGCGGCGAGTTCTGGTAAGCTAGTTCCCACGGCAATAATAGTCAGGCCGATGACTAAATCACTCATGCCAAAATGCTGGGCTATCACCACGGCTGAGCCGACCAGGAAATGGGAACTGACAGGTAATGCAATTATGCCGAAGACTAACCAAGCAACCGCTGTCCTGGTTGGCACGCCTTCAGGGACTTCATCGTCATGCTCTTGGGTAAGTGGATCATTGCTTGGACGTTTTAATGCGAGGATAGTTAAGGTGAGGATAGTAATGAAGAAGAGTAATAATAAAATCACCCCTTCGTACATCTCCAGTTTTAAATCCCACAGCACAACACCCGCCAGTAGTGTGGTAATTAATACCATCGGGATCTCACGACGGATCGTTGTCGAGCCCACGAGTAATGGTTTTATTAACGCGGTGATCCCTAATACTAAGGTGATGTTGGTAATATTAGAGCCAATCGCATTACCAATCGCGGTGTTTGGTGAACCATTAAGGGATGCCGATACCGCGACCATCATCTCGGGCGCAGACGAACCCATCGCGACAATGGTTAGACCAATAACCAGTGGTGAAATACCGAGGTTTCGCGCTAGTCCAGCAGCACCATAGACGAATTTATCGGCACTAATGACGAGACCAATAAATCCAAGAATTAAAATTATAATATTTGTAGTTAGCATTGGCACAATTTAACAGTTGATATGTAAAGAACACTATTTTCGGTCTTTTTTCACTGAAAGAAAAGGTAAATTGTTAAATCTTGTTCATTATTCAAGGTTGAATGATAAAAATCCTGAATAGTGATGTTTTGTGATTGTGTATTATAGCGATTACTTTTAGAATACTCGGTTATTTTAATACTTTAGTTTTAAGCGCGATTCTCTCAGACTGATCGCCATTCACTTAGAACTAAACGTGTTGTAACAGGCTATTACAGATTAACGCTAGCGGCATGTACGGTTTTAACTCGGCTTAGAATGGCGATCATAGGATTTAAGTATTATGGATATTAAAGAATTACAAACATTGCTGGAAAGTAAATATACCTTTCAGGAATTACACGTGAAAGGTGAAGGCAGCCATTATGAAGTTATCGCTGTCGCCGAGATGTTTATCGGTATGAACCGTGTAAAAAAACAACAAGCTATTTATGCACCATTAAAAGAGCAGATTGCATCAAATAGTATTCATGCGTTATCCATCAAGGCATACACACCTGAAGAATGGGTTCGCGAACGTAAATTCATATTACCTTCTTAGGTTGGATTAGAATGGATAAGTTTTTAATTAAAGGTCCTTGTCAGTTAAATGGCGATGTGACAATTTCGGGTGCTAAAAATGCGGCACTGCCGATTTTATTTGCTACATTGCTAAGTGATGAAACCATCACCATTAAGAATGTGCCTGAATTAAGAGATATTAAGACCACGTTGCAATTGTTACGTGAGCTTGGTGCACAGGCTGAGCGTAATGTCGACGGTGATGTTGTTATCACTGCGGGAACTGTTAACTGCCAAAAAGCCCCTTATGAATTAGTTAAAACGATGCGTGCGTCAATTTTGGCACTCGGTCCTTTGACTGCAAAGTTCTCGACGGCAGATGTTTCTTTACCGGGTGGTTGCGCGATCGGCGCTCGTCCTGTGAATCTACATATTCACGGTTTAGAAATGATGCAAGCGGACATTCGCGTCGAAGAAGGCTATATTAAAGCCCGCGTTGATGGCCGTTTAAAAGGGGCCCGTATCCTCATGGATATGGTCAGCGTAACTGGCACTGAAAACCTATTAATGGCCGCGGTACTTGCTGAGGGCGTTACCACTATTGAGAATGCCGCAAGAGAACCTGAAGTGGTTGATTTAGCGAACTTCTTAAATGTACTGGGAGCGAAAGTCAGTGGTATGGGCTCTGACGTATTAACCATTGAAGGTGTTGAAAAGCTTCACGGTGGTACCTATACAGTGCAACCTGATCGTATTGAAACCGGTACTTTCCTTGTTGCTGCTGCGGTAACAGGAGGTAAAATTAAATGCCATAAAACAGACCCTTCATTACTTGATGCCGTCATTATCAAGCTTGAAGAAGCGGGTGCTACGATTGAAACGGGTGATGATTGGATCTCACTTGATATGCAAGGCCGTGACTTAAAAGCGGTTAATATCAAGACTGTGCCTTACCCTGGTTTCCCAACGGATATGCAAGCACAGTTCACAGTATTAAATACCATCGCGAAAGGGACATCAACGATCGTTGAAACTATTTTTGAAAACCGTTTCATGCATGTGCCTGAATTAGCCCGCATGGGCGCAAACATTGAACTGGAAGGTAATACGGCTATCTGTCGTGACACCGAGAGTTTAACTGGCGCACAAGTGATGGCAACCGACTTACGCGCGTCTGCAAGTCTGGTTATTGCGGGTTTCTTGGCAACAGGTGAAACAACGGTTGAGCGTATTTATCACATTGACCGTGGTTATGAGTTTATTGAAGATAAGCTACAAGGCTTAGGCGGCAATATTATCCGTATTAAAGGCTAATATTGCTGCTCGTCTCTGATGTAGTATCTTGAAATAACTTGTCTATATATATGTTGAAAAGGCGCATTGATATGCGCCTTTTTTGTATCTGTTTTTTTCTTAAATTATGACTGTGGTTGTACTTGCAATTCACCGAGTGTGACAGAGATCTCGAGTTGCTTACCTTCTCGTATGACGGTTAAATTAATTTTTGAACCTGGGCGCTGTTCTGCCACCACATCCATTAGCCAAATAACATTATCA comes from the Moritella yayanosii genome and includes:
- the lptB gene encoding LPS export ABC transporter ATP-binding protein, with translation MARLKVSHLAKSYNKRKVVSDVSLEVESGQIVGLLGPNGAGKTTTFYMVVGLVKRDHGQIFIDDQELTHEPMHIRAQQGIGYLPQEASIFRRLSVTKNIMAILELRPELSRFQRKEKLEELLEEFHITHIRDSLGMSLSGGERRRVEIARALAADPKFILLDEPFAGVDPISVGDIKKIIQHLRDRGLGVLITDHNVRETLDVCEYSYIVSHGHLIASGTSEEILSNAKVKEVYLGDQFRL
- a CDS encoding RNA polymerase factor sigma-54; this encodes MKPSLQLRMSQTLAMTPQLQQAIRLLQLSTLELQLEIQEALDSNPLLEQEDPNTTPSNDAESSDAHNADNADNNDAITDSSQIEVSDALASDSIPDELPTDSNWDDVYTPQIQNHSGGSAGIDGLDQVYQGATSEGLYEHLMWQMELTPFTDIDRAIAVAIIDGIDDHGYLNQSCEEILHSVVLGHQEHDDNNEDQLELDEVEAVLKRIQHFDPIGVAARSLQECLLIQLRHLPKNTPWLSECQQIIQSHMDLLGNRDYRQLSRKTKLKEPQLKEIMQLIQSLEPRPGNVIDQSEGQYVIPDVLVKKKNNQWIVDLNPDIVPRLRVNTEYSHLSTGKRNSSDGQFIRAHVQEAKWFIKSLESRNETLLKVTKSIVQRQVDFFEYGDEAMKPMVLNDIAEEVEMHESTISRVTTQKFMHTPRGIFELKFFFSSHVSTDNGGECSSTAIRALIKKLVAAENAMKPLSDSKIADLLAAQGIKVARRTIAKYREALSIPPSNQRKSLL
- the mgtE gene encoding magnesium transporter, encoding MPEQMEHESTHLRLSEMNEALESGMFVHVKRMLYQTPPCDIALLLESSPPTGRKVLWRLTDSDMQGEILDELNEDAKTSILKLMDTESLVAATEGLDTDDLANVLRSLPDSIYQEVITQMDTQDRHRLETAMAYPEDTAGSIMNTDTITLRPDVTVDVILRYIRLRGELPEATDTLYVVDKDDLLIGDVPLSMLLTTDPNSVINSIMDRQAETLSANMDTSEVAKLFERHDWISAPVTDDTGKLLGRITIDDVVDIIRENAEHDMMGLAGMDDDEDTFAPVLQSTKRRTLWLGVNLIAALTAASVSNMFEATLEQLATLAILMTIVPSMGGIAGNQTLALVIRGMAVGHISDDNSRWLIGKEAMVGVLNGAIWAISIAIIVSLWKGDPSLGLIIGGAMFINMSMGGLAGVVIPLVMKKYNIDPALAGGMALTTVTDVVGLFSFLGMATLVYG
- the rapZ gene encoding RNase adapter RapZ — protein: MKLIIVSGQSGSGKSIALRVLEDLGYYCVDNLPVTLLPQLLQTLNSKTEQVAVSIDVRNLPKEKQELNDIIAELKASTELTSLFLDTNQSVLIKRYSETRRLHPLTKDDLSLSQAIEMEQQRLRPLALLADLKIDTSELNIHELSEQIKERILGKKKNQLVLVFQSFGFKHGLPMDADYVFDVRFLPNPHWIPELKPYTGLDEPVINYLSQQPEVISFALQIENLLTTWLPLLEKNNRSYVTVAIGCTGGQHRSVFIAEKLAKYFKQQDYVVQTRHQTLEKNKHKIS
- the yjgA gene encoding ribosome biogenesis factor YjgA, with amino-acid sequence MSVKERNITSEKSYRRAEDDELYQSRAENKIEIAKTLKLAGAISLLSKAEIAKMGFSEHLLAAIVTARKIALRTDAYSRHLSHMSKIMRSDGLEPIQMAYDKITNKHNQATIELKKLEMVRDELIAGGDTAITALLETYPNADRQKLRQWIRQVNKELKAEKPLKAVKPSKEIFKHLREIAGI
- the hpf gene encoding ribosome hibernation promoting factor — encoded protein: MQINLTGRHVDITDSLKDYIDSKFSKLERHFEHINNIHVILNVEKLLQIAEAKIHLNGGEIFAVHEHNDMYAAIDGLLDKLDRQVIKHKEKLIRH
- the pmbA gene encoding metalloprotease PmbA; this encodes MNLKQQITLEQNKLELAVTQALDIAKKAGASAAEVAISRQTGLSVSTRMGEVENVEFNHDGALGICVYRGQRKGNASTSDLSEAAIKSTVAAALDIALYTAEDEFAGLADFELMAFAPEDLDLCHPIKIEPEYAIEQACLTERLALAKDSRIVNSEGSFTSHSSIKVYGNSHGLINGYASTRHSMSSVLIAEQDGVMERDYGYSMARDESKLWTPEQIATEAVNRTVDRLGARKIDTCNVPVIFHHDVASSLMGQLVMGISGGSLYRKSSFLLDKLGEQIFPEWLNIQERPHIKGGLASSMYDAEGVRTKDLDVVEQGILKSYLLTSYSGRKLGMQTTGHAGGIHNWNVTGKGETLDQLCRQMGTGLLVTELMGQGVNIVTGDYSRGASGFWVENGELQYPVHEITIAGNLTDMFKNLVAVGNDVDIRSSILMGSTLLESMQIAGN